A single genomic interval of Tepidibacillus fermentans harbors:
- a CDS encoding amidohydrolase — translation MIAIINARINTITKGIIDRGSILIENGKIKALGESLVIPNEAKIINAANKWITPGIIDAHTHLGVFEETIGWAGADANEMTDPVTPHVRALDAINPYDQGFKDALRGGVTTVQIMPGSANVIGGEMSIVKTYGRVVEEMIVKELSGVKIAFGENPKRVYGEKKQMPSTRMGTAAILRENLVKAQNYLRKMELGEVDPAKAPDIDLKMETLVKVLKREIPVRAHAHRADDIMTAIRIAEEFNLDLTLEHCTEGHLIADIIAEKGYKAAVGPTMSNRSKIELGDRGWHTLVALDQAGVPISIITDHPVIPIEYITIAAAIAVREGLSEESAWRALTINPASHIGIEDRVGSLEVGKDADIVIWSGNPFDYMTKVEVTMINGKIVYQQEDKNV, via the coding sequence ATGATTGCGATTATTAATGCAAGAATTAATACCATTACAAAGGGAATCATTGATCGAGGAAGTATTCTAATTGAAAATGGAAAGATTAAGGCACTTGGTGAATCTTTAGTTATTCCAAATGAGGCAAAGATCATTAATGCAGCTAACAAATGGATAACTCCTGGGATTATCGATGCACATACACATTTAGGAGTTTTTGAAGAGACAATTGGCTGGGCTGGGGCTGATGCGAACGAAATGACCGATCCAGTTACTCCTCATGTTCGCGCACTTGATGCTATCAATCCTTATGACCAAGGCTTTAAAGATGCTCTCCGCGGAGGGGTTACAACGGTACAAATCATGCCTGGTAGTGCCAATGTCATTGGTGGAGAAATGTCCATTGTGAAAACCTATGGCCGGGTTGTTGAAGAAATGATCGTCAAAGAATTATCTGGAGTAAAAATTGCTTTTGGTGAAAATCCAAAACGTGTTTATGGTGAAAAAAAACAAATGCCTTCCACGCGAATGGGAACGGCAGCTATACTTAGAGAAAACTTAGTGAAAGCTCAAAATTATTTACGGAAAATGGAACTGGGAGAAGTTGATCCAGCAAAAGCTCCTGATATTGATTTGAAAATGGAAACTTTAGTAAAAGTATTAAAACGTGAGATCCCAGTTAGAGCTCATGCTCATCGTGCAGATGATATCATGACGGCGATTCGAATAGCGGAGGAATTTAATTTAGATTTAACGCTTGAACATTGTACCGAAGGCCATTTAATTGCTGATATTATTGCGGAAAAGGGATATAAAGCAGCGGTCGGACCAACCATGAGTAACCGATCAAAAATTGAATTAGGAGATCGAGGATGGCATACACTTGTTGCATTAGATCAGGCAGGGGTACCTATTTCCATCATTACTGATCATCCTGTGATTCCGATTGAATATATCACCATCGCTGCAGCGATTGCTGTAAGAGAGGGTTTAAGTGAGGAATCCGCATGGAGAGCATTAACGATTAATCCTGCCTCACATATAGGTATTGAAGATCGTGTTGGTTCCTTAGAAGTAGGAAAAGATGCGGATATTGTCATTTGGTCTGGCAATCCCTTTGATTATATGACAAAGGTTGAAGTGACCATGATTAATGGAAAAATTGTTTATCAGCAGGAAGATAAGAACGTTTAA